From a region of the Candidatus Eisenbacteria bacterium genome:
- a CDS encoding DUF2905 domain-containing protein: protein MNDAGALGRMLLILGAVILVIGALLAFGPRIPWLGRLLGDFSFGGSGWRVYVPLGTSIVISVILTMAFWVFRQR, encoded by the coding sequence ATGAACGACGCGGGCGCGCTGGGCCGGATGCTCCTCATCCTGGGTGCCGTGATCCTCGTGATCGGAGCGCTGCTCGCGTTCGGGCCGCGCATTCCATGGCTCGGAAGGCTGCTGGGGGATTTCAGCTTCGGCGGGAGCGGATGGCGGGTGTACGTCCCGCTCGGCACGTCGATCGTGATCAGCGTGATCCTGACGATGGCGTTCTGGGTCTTCCGGCAGCGATAG
- a CDS encoding outer membrane beta-barrel protein, which produces MFRKRHQLPYAVHAVLAAVAVLVAAMFLPAAAHASQGAVHVFVGQKFLDEEDWEPIDTQFELGIDAALGGDDWPIWINLGLFSASDEEELDIDEEVEATTTEFSLGINKTWTRRQFRPFVAGGLAFVNTDIEIRDPDEVFEDDDSGVGLYAQGGGYWRIGSSFNLGGMLRYSVFSDDFEGGGVHVGLIAGFGWPKARY; this is translated from the coding sequence ATGTTTCGGAAGCGGCACCAACTCCCGTACGCCGTCCACGCCGTTCTCGCCGCCGTCGCCGTTCTCGTCGCTGCCATGTTCCTCCCCGCGGCCGCTCACGCCAGCCAGGGTGCCGTCCACGTCTTCGTCGGCCAGAAGTTCCTCGACGAGGAAGACTGGGAACCCATCGACACCCAGTTCGAGCTCGGCATCGACGCGGCCCTGGGCGGCGACGACTGGCCCATCTGGATCAACCTCGGCCTCTTCAGCGCGAGCGATGAGGAAGAGCTCGACATCGACGAAGAGGTCGAGGCCACGACCACCGAATTCTCACTCGGGATCAACAAGACCTGGACGCGCCGACAGTTCCGCCCGTTCGTGGCCGGCGGCCTCGCGTTCGTGAACACCGACATCGAGATTCGCGACCCGGACGAGGTCTTCGAGGACGACGATTCCGGCGTGGGGCTCTACGCCCAGGGAGGCGGCTACTGGCGGATCGGATCGTCGTTCAACCTGGGCGGCATGCTCCGGTACTCGGTGTTCAGCGACGACTTCGAGGGCGGAGGGGTTCACGTGGGGCTCATCGCGGGATTCGGATGGCCGAAGGCGCGTTACTGA
- a CDS encoding DUF4097 family beta strand repeat-containing protein, with protein sequence MRRNVRQGRYLARAWVLAACLTAGHWAGQGAALATPVRHTIPGDEVRIYNLVGKLEILPGTGASVVAEVDLQGPDAARLRVEKGRIRSYETLRVVYPGDRVRVSEYGDRTTTTLRVREDGTFSDEGQNGRKVTLSGKEGIEASASIRILVPKGKKLAVKWGHGEGSISRVDAAVALDAANMPVTATDVKGPLAIDIGSGHVSVSGSSGAIAIDTGSGEVELHGIRGGPIAVDTGSGEVTGEDLTSEPIAISTGSGEIRLSRVRSENVALDSGSGEVMVDLTGDLSNLVIDTGSGDVNVSIPKGTGAQLSVETGSGGIETNLVVETQYRKRNELVGRIGDGGGSIRIETGSGTVTLLEQRKK encoded by the coding sequence ATGCGCCGTAACGTACGTCAGGGTCGCTATCTCGCGAGGGCGTGGGTCCTCGCGGCCTGCCTCACGGCCGGGCACTGGGCCGGACAGGGGGCTGCCCTGGCAACCCCGGTGCGGCACACGATCCCGGGCGACGAGGTCCGGATCTACAACCTCGTCGGGAAGCTCGAGATCCTTCCCGGCACCGGCGCGTCCGTGGTCGCGGAGGTCGATCTCCAGGGGCCCGACGCGGCCAGGCTCCGGGTCGAGAAGGGAAGGATCCGGAGCTACGAGACCCTGCGCGTGGTCTATCCCGGGGATCGCGTCCGGGTGTCCGAGTACGGAGATCGCACCACGACCACCCTGCGCGTTCGCGAGGACGGAACGTTCTCGGACGAGGGGCAGAACGGGCGCAAGGTGACCCTCTCCGGCAAGGAAGGGATCGAGGCGAGCGCGAGCATCCGGATCCTCGTGCCCAAGGGGAAGAAGCTGGCCGTGAAGTGGGGACACGGCGAGGGATCGATCTCGCGCGTGGACGCCGCGGTGGCGCTCGATGCTGCGAACATGCCCGTCACCGCCACGGACGTGAAGGGCCCGCTCGCGATCGACATCGGGTCGGGGCACGTCTCGGTCTCGGGCTCCTCCGGAGCGATCGCCATCGACACGGGATCGGGCGAGGTCGAGCTCCACGGGATTCGCGGAGGGCCCATCGCGGTCGATACCGGGTCCGGCGAGGTGACCGGCGAGGACCTCACCTCCGAGCCCATCGCGATCAGCACGGGCTCCGGCGAAATCCGGCTCTCGCGTGTCCGCTCCGAGAACGTGGCGCTCGACTCCGGTTCGGGGGAGGTGATGGTGGATCTGACCGGCGATCTGAGCAATCTGGTGATCGACACGGGAAGCGGTGACGTGAACGTGTCCATCCCGAAGGGCACCGGCGCGCAGCTCTCGGTCGAGACCGGGAGCGGTGGCATCGAGACCAATCTCGTGGTGGAGACGCAGTACCGGAAGCGGAACGAGCTGGTGGGGAGAATCGGAGACGGGGGCGGCTCGATCCGGATCGAGACCGGCTCCGGCACGGTGACCCTACTGGAGCAAAGGAAGAAGTAG
- a CDS encoding sigma-70 family RNA polymerase sigma factor encodes MERATERADVARAQNGDTRAFERLYQAHAGRVLGLARRMIGPDLAGEITQDVFVRVWEKLGTFRGESAFGTWLHRVAVNVVLHRRAALKTERGRFGDDENALDFVPGKASTGDLGMDMETAIAKLPEGARVVFILHDIEGFKHEEIADHLGVTAGTSKAQLHRARMILRQHLCR; translated from the coding sequence ATGGAACGCGCCACGGAACGCGCCGACGTCGCGCGCGCCCAGAACGGGGACACCCGTGCGTTCGAGCGCCTGTACCAGGCTCACGCCGGCCGGGTCCTTGGTCTGGCGCGACGGATGATCGGCCCGGATCTGGCTGGCGAGATCACCCAGGACGTGTTCGTCCGCGTGTGGGAGAAGCTCGGCACGTTCCGGGGCGAGTCCGCCTTCGGCACCTGGCTCCACCGGGTCGCCGTCAACGTGGTGCTGCACCGGCGCGCCGCGCTCAAGACCGAGCGCGGCAGGTTCGGGGACGACGAGAACGCCCTCGACTTCGTACCCGGGAAGGCGTCCACGGGAGATCTGGGCATGGACATGGAGACGGCCATCGCGAAGCTCCCCGAAGGAGCGCGCGTGGTCTTCATCCTTCACGACATCGAGGGATTCAAACACGAGGAGATCGCGGACCATCTCGGAGTCACCGCCGGCACCAGCAAGGCGCAGCTCCATCGGGCCCGCATGATTCTGAGGCAGCATCTCTGCCGTTGA
- a CDS encoding zf-HC2 domain-containing protein: MSDRWTDLVSEYLDGCMEPATRRDMEAHLQTCTECSATLEDLRGIVARAAALPAPAASPEIWAGIEARLRAAAEAPAALRPARPRAARVRTAPWASWRISLTLPQLAAACVAVIALSGGLAYVLTRPGENRDLAAVPITTRAAETLETSDAAIEDIAELRRILAAGRDQLDPATVRSLEESLIAIDTAIRQGRTALQADPQNPYVRDHLDDTMRRKVDLLRRATQLASATE, translated from the coding sequence ATGAGTGATCGCTGGACCGATCTGGTCTCCGAGTACCTGGACGGGTGCATGGAGCCCGCGACCCGCCGGGACATGGAGGCGCACCTCCAGACGTGCACCGAGTGCTCGGCCACGCTCGAGGACCTGCGCGGGATCGTCGCGCGCGCGGCCGCGCTTCCCGCGCCCGCGGCGTCGCCCGAGATCTGGGCGGGCATCGAGGCGCGCCTCCGGGCCGCCGCGGAAGCGCCCGCAGCGTTGCGGCCCGCTCGTCCTCGCGCCGCCCGTGTGCGAACCGCCCCGTGGGCGTCGTGGCGCATCTCGCTGACGCTTCCCCAGCTCGCGGCGGCCTGCGTGGCCGTCATCGCGCTCTCGGGAGGCCTCGCCTATGTCCTCACGAGGCCGGGCGAGAACCGGGACCTCGCCGCCGTCCCGATCACGACGAGGGCCGCGGAGACGCTCGAGACCTCGGATGCGGCGATCGAAGACATCGCGGAGCTCCGCCGGATCCTCGCGGCGGGACGGGATCAGCTCGATCCGGCCACCGTCCGCTCGCTCGAGGAGAGCCTCATCGCCATCGACACCGCGATCCGCCAGGGCCGGACAGCCCTCCAGGCGGATCCGCAGAACCCCTACGTGCGCGACCACCTGGACGACACGATGCGGCGGAAGGTCGATCTCCTCCGCCGCGCGACCCAGCTCGCGAGCGCCACCGAATGA
- a CDS encoding DUF4097 family beta strand repeat-containing protein, whose protein sequence is MSVPLALAAATVISLGGSADTTIAVSKGTTLQIANFAGEVNVKAWDKNAVRVLTDAPGGEQIVIKYEGDVLLVKGYSKRAASRSIDMNLFAPAWMDLAVSGIHTDVAIDGTKGRVRVETVHGDITVSGGREKIELNAVNQDIHLVDASGIVLSETVNGDMILQRIESDSVDVSTVNGEIFYEGSIRNRGVYRFTSHNGDIAVALPKTADAMVNVSTFSGDFASEFPVSLTETKQGRQFCFILGRGSARVDLESFQGTIHIFRPGSRGPVANMETPRAPKPPKPPKAPQKGKREYGGSEETCETHVAEPGEPVEVEETMEPAAPHGHGGEGHPDQDEHFENVNRD, encoded by the coding sequence ATGAGCGTACCTCTTGCCCTTGCAGCCGCCACGGTCATCTCGCTGGGAGGCAGCGCCGACACCACCATCGCCGTCTCGAAGGGGACCACGCTCCAGATCGCCAACTTCGCCGGAGAGGTGAACGTGAAGGCGTGGGACAAGAACGCGGTCCGCGTCCTCACCGACGCGCCGGGCGGCGAACAGATCGTGATCAAGTACGAGGGGGACGTGCTCCTCGTGAAGGGATACTCGAAGCGCGCCGCGAGCCGCTCGATCGACATGAACCTGTTCGCGCCCGCCTGGATGGACCTCGCCGTCTCCGGCATCCACACCGACGTGGCGATCGACGGGACCAAGGGACGCGTCCGTGTCGAGACCGTGCACGGCGACATCACGGTGTCCGGAGGACGCGAGAAGATCGAGCTGAACGCGGTGAACCAGGACATCCACCTGGTGGACGCCTCGGGAATCGTCCTCTCCGAGACCGTGAACGGAGACATGATCCTGCAGCGGATCGAATCGGACAGCGTGGACGTCTCGACGGTGAACGGCGAGATCTTCTACGAGGGATCGATCCGGAACCGCGGCGTGTACCGGTTCACGAGCCACAACGGCGACATCGCGGTCGCCCTGCCGAAGACCGCGGACGCGATGGTGAACGTCTCCACCTTCTCGGGCGACTTCGCTTCGGAGTTCCCCGTTTCCCTCACCGAGACCAAGCAGGGCCGTCAGTTCTGCTTCATCCTGGGCCGCGGCAGCGCCCGCGTGGACCTCGAGTCCTTCCAGGGGACGATCCACATCTTCCGTCCCGGGTCGCGCGGACCGGTCGCGAACATGGAAACGCCGCGCGCACCGAAGCCTCCCAAGCCGCCCAAGGCTCCCCAGAAGGGGAAGCGTGAGTACGGCGGCTCCGAGGAGACGTGTGAAACCCACGTCGCCGAGCCCGGGGAGCCCGTCGAGGTGGAGGAGACGATGGAGCCTGCCGCGCCGCACGGCCACGGCGGCGAGGGCCACCCCGACCAGGACGAGCACTTCGAGAACGTGAACCGCGACTGA
- a CDS encoding prohibitin family protein produces the protein MHRFAAFLLVIALASGCAAVPAQHVGVLETFGKVHDTTWGPGLHVWLPWMGVHRINCRTMQLEERTSTPTGEGLVVGLDVSLLYHPEPVSAKDIYARYGGVGGLTANVLIPEFRSVIRDVTAGFNAVDLYSGRREEIGKKMLADLRTRLSGRGINVEAVLLRNIVLPEQVAKAVEAKLAADQQAQQMEFVLRKEQKEADRKRIEAQGIADFQRIVTAGITPGLLTWKGIEATKDLAASPNAKVIIAGGKNGLPVILNMP, from the coding sequence CGGTTCGCCGCGTTCCTGCTCGTGATCGCGCTCGCCTCGGGCTGCGCCGCCGTGCCCGCCCAGCACGTGGGCGTGCTCGAGACCTTCGGCAAGGTCCACGACACGACCTGGGGCCCCGGGCTTCACGTGTGGCTTCCGTGGATGGGGGTTCACCGGATCAACTGCCGCACGATGCAGCTCGAAGAGCGGACGTCGACGCCGACGGGCGAGGGTCTGGTCGTGGGACTGGACGTCAGCCTCCTCTACCACCCGGAGCCGGTGAGCGCGAAGGATATCTACGCGCGTTACGGTGGCGTCGGCGGGTTGACGGCCAACGTGCTCATCCCCGAGTTCCGCTCGGTGATCCGGGATGTGACGGCGGGCTTCAACGCGGTGGACCTCTACTCCGGGCGCCGCGAGGAGATCGGGAAGAAGATGCTTGCCGACCTTCGCACCCGCCTCTCCGGGCGCGGGATCAACGTCGAGGCTGTCCTGCTCCGGAACATCGTGCTCCCGGAGCAGGTCGCGAAGGCCGTCGAGGCCAAGCTCGCGGCCGATCAGCAGGCCCAGCAGATGGAGTTCGTGCTCCGGAAGGAGCAGAAGGAAGCGGACCGGAAGCGGATCGAGGCGCAGGGAATCGCGGACTTCCAGCGCATCGTCACCGCCGGAATCACGCCGGGTCTCCTCACGTGGAAGGGGATCGAGGCGACGAAGGACCTGGCGGCGTCGCCCAACGCCAAGGTGATCATCGCGGGAGGGAAGAACGGTCTTCCGGTGATCCTGAACATGCCCTGA